A region of the Amphiprion ocellaris isolate individual 3 ecotype Okinawa chromosome 22, ASM2253959v1, whole genome shotgun sequence genome:
CACTTATTATACAGTTTTAGTGACTGTTGACATCTCATGAAGTACTTGATTAGGACTTTATTCATGGAGAGATCATCTATAATGAATAATAAAGATGAATAATGTGACATTGCTGACCTTTACATGACAAGAGACAGTAATCATTCAGTTTAACACCCCACCCAccaccaaaaacaacacacagtgtGACTAACTTTTAGTCACATATGTGGGGAATAACCACTAGATTGATGACATACATTCATGCTATCATAACTAACACATCAGTTCACAATCTGATCACAGATCACAGATCACAAACTCATTTTCAAGGATCACTCCAAagacagctttaaaaacaagaaagccTAAACCAGTTGATCTCTGTTCACACTACAGTTccaaagtttggagtcactcagacaatttcctgttttccatgaaaactcccacatttatccatgtgctaacataactgcacaagggttttctaatcatcaatgagcctttcaacaccattagctaacacaatgtagcattagaacacaggagtgatggttgctggaaatgttcctctgtacctctatggagatattccattaaaaatcagctgtttccagctacaatagtcatttaccacattaacaatgtctacactggatttatcattgatttattgttgtcttcattgaaaaaaaatgcttttctttcaaaaaaaagacatttctaagtgattccaagcttttgaacggtagtgtaataaCATATAGTAAAGTAcaagaaaaatatacaaaaaatatcgtaaaaaatatggtaaaacattgtaaaaaatacagtaaagataTAGTAAAATAtcgtaaaaaatacagtaaaatattgtgaaaatttagtggaaaaaaatacacaatatctacactggatttatcattcatttaatgttatcttcattgaaaaaactgcttgtctttcaaaaataaggacatttcttagtgaccccaaacttttgaacagtagtgtatttcagagggaaatattttacattttactgagATTGCAAATCAGGATTTAACATGCAAAAATATGTCAGACTCTTGAAATATTATGAATTACAATTAGAACAAATCAAACTGTATATACTAagcttgaaaaaaatgattaatttgaTCATTATCTTGTCAGAAAATCTAGCATttatgtgcgtgcgtgcgtgcgtgcgtgcgtgcgtgcgtgcgtgcgtgcgtgcgtgcgtgcgtgcgtgcaggTTTTACATCATTAATCATATCAGTCACTTCCCCAGCAGCTAGTGAGGAGTTGCTGCTGTTCCGGCCGGCTGCTTTCTTGCTGTTAACATGCAGGTCATACACAGTAGCTGACCTGCAGCTTGACTTATTTTCAGTAACTATAAATAAGATTTAGATCAGATTTTTTGTACTGTGTAGCTATATACAGGGTTATACTGCAGTTAGCATGGGGGTGGCTTCATGGTGCTCTTAATCATTTAGAAATATCACGTCCTCCAGCTTCTACTGAAACTGTTGCACAAGACACGACTTCCCCTTTACTCCCATTTGCAAAACATGTTTCTAATCTAATCATGTTCACTGCAGTGATAATATCAGACTCTTCTAACACCTCCCTGAGTTTTCACATGACATACCAGAGCAGAGTGGAGGGAAAGTCCTGTACCTGAAAGCATCACTTTTTGCTGAAGTCCCTGTTCATTCTtgacagcttgttttttttccttccctctcctctAAATGGCAGAAATTTAAAGCAGGGCTATAATTTATCACAGAGCAGCATACAGGGTGAAATTTAACATTTGCCACTGAAGGAAAAATGAGACGCTGATGCAGGCGGGTAGTTTGGCAAGTGATCTGCTTTAACATAGAACCCATGCTAGGACCAAATTTAGAGAACATAATGAACGCTGAATAATGGTGTTTACAACCGTGGGTGGTAAAATGACAAGCTGACTTATGATTGGtgtcattattgtaaaatgcaGGTCATACGTGCTCTTAAGTGTTAAAATAAAGAGCAGAATAAATAGACAGAAGATTCCAGTGTTCtgcaaacagctgttttaaaggCTCAGTATACATCAGACTAAGGCTGACATTTAAACAGTGCAGGGACTCATAAAGCACCACAcatatttgctcattttctggTCATCCTTctcttattttaatttgttctaTGCAGTCACAAGTAACAAAAGCACATTTAATGACAGGCGTCTCACTGCAGTTTGATTAATTCTTCTATCAGTGGTGTTATTTAGTAGTTCTATACCCAAATAAGGTGCAGTAAGATATGAAACGTGTTTTCTCAAATGATTCTAAAGTTTAGCGGTGTAAGCCTGTAGAATAAATCATCTTTAGACAGTtactttcatgcatgtgtgtattgtttatttgtagAAAAGGCTGCActcatgaaaaacattttacatgaaaatatttgtCTTAGATGTGTAGAAAACATTCTCAGATTGTAAAAAAGAAGGTGCATGCGTAGAAAAGTTTTGaatttgtaaataaaagaaatgcagaCATTATTTGCATTGGTAGAACATATCAAAGGCACATATAGAAAAGATTTGAAAAGTAATTGCATGTGTACAAGTGATTTAAATTCAGCCAGCCTCTTGAAgaagaggtgaaacatctctAAGAAATCCAGTTGCCTTCTTCTGAGGCACTTAGGATTGCCATGATTTGATGACTGAGAGTCTACACTAATATATTTTTAAGGAAATATCCATAAGGTGAAAAAACGTAGCATGTAGGCTACAAAAACAGCATCCAAATGAAACACCACCAGCAGCCATGAAGCTCTTCAACACTTTTCAACCTTTTTCAGAGCAGCCTGCTCACTGTTTTCTTTCCAAGTTAAAACTGGCATCATGTAAAGCGTGATAAGGAGACAAAAATACATCAACACAATATACTATCATCAACTGGGATTCATATAAAagcactttaacaaaaaaaacattgtgttcATTATACATTTGCCTAATAAATATGTTCTAAAAAGCAACAacgtaagaaaaaaaaatcaatagtcACAAGCAGCTCAAACAGCTGAAATATGCTGGGAGGAGAAAACGATGGAGAGAGAAGTCCAATTTTCATCACCTTTGTCAAACTTAGAGCTTAATAAATCAACCCCTGATTAGTAAAGTCACCAAAATCAGTTTGTGAAGATCTAGTGTAATCCAGAagccaaaccaaaacaaaccaaatcacTGAGGCATCATGTTCAGTGCTGAATTAGAAATAAAGTCTCTACAATGCATTTAGACAGATGGAGTGGCAGCTTCTCCTCCCCTCTGGTTACCTTTATTATGGTTAAAAACGCAGGTAACCAGAATATAGTGGACATCAAGATAGGTGCATATGTAGCTAAAAATAACTAGGATAGAACTGCAGTTTCACACTTTCACACGTTGCACTTTAAATACATCAGCAGACTAATTTGATTGATCTTCTTGGGGCTTTGACCCTGCAGTGGAAATGCAAATCACAAATCCTCCAGGGACCTGAGTTCTTGGGAAAATAAAGCTCTGGAAGGTTTTTGGCAGAAAAGCAACTCAAGAAATCGCTACAACACACATTTGTTTTATGATGCAGTGTATGCtaatttttctgctttattctgACTAGAAGAGAAACTGTAGGGGTACTCAGACGTCACTGATCTCCACCTTGACCATCctaaaaacacataaactcAGACGGCACTGTGCTTAATTGTAAAATCGTGGTTTGTTAAACACATGGCATTCCTGAGAAAGACCTAAAGCACATTTGGTGTACTTTTTGTGGACATGTTGATGGTGCTGTGTTGACTGACAGCGAAGTAGCGCTTTAAGCTCGGGAAGCGTTTAACCAGCAGCTGTCGGAAATAGTTCTGGAATTTTTTCCCTACAAATGTGTAGAAGATGGGACTGATGCAAAAGTAAATGTAGGTAAGGGTACGAGTGAAGTGAAGTGCATAGCCCAGCCTCTGTCCTTCCTCACAGCTAGTGGCGTCATCGTGCATCAGCTTTACAATATTGTAGGGAGTCcagcaaatgaaaaacaacagtacaatgacaaaaatcagaatgACTGTCTTGAACTTGGTGACTATCTTGGATGACATGACAGTGATTGCAATCCTAACATAGCAGTAGATAATAACAACCAGAGGGAAGATCAAGAAAAGAAGCTGAAGGTAACGTTCAGATGCTATCAGCTGTTCAACGTTAATATTAGGAAGATCCTCATCACCTGGATCCTCATCACAGTAGATTTTGTTGTCAAGAGGATAAACAGAAGCAGTGTGGAGAATCATGGGTCTGATGCACGTCAAGCCACTGACCAGCCACACCACACCACAGGAGATCACAGCGTAGTTTCGGTTCCTCACATGTGACGCCTCCAAGGAGTACACAACTGCAAGGTGTCGGTCGAAGGTCAGAAGAGTGAGGAAGAGGACGGAGCTGTAGAAACCCAGGTAGTAGACACTACCAACAATCTTGCACATAAGTTTGCCAAAGATCCAGGTGGTGAGCTGCATGTAGACACCCAAGAAGGGAAGGCTGCTCATGAAGATCACGGAGGACAAGACCAGGTTCAGCAGCAAGATGTTGGTCACAGTGGTCAGCCTCTCAAACCTGCAGGGTGGTCAGTCAGAAAGGTATCATTAGAGAGAAGCAGAGACTACTTAAGGGTGAAGCATTTTATGATGATGCATCGATGGATTGGTTTATGGCAGCCAagaaaatctgcacattttaagCATCACTGACATTCATAGATGCAGTCATACTGGACTAGGagaattttttatttcagtccACTCAACACAGTTCTTCCTGTGCCATCTTTTTGTGACTGTATTCAACCTGCTAATTGTTGAAATTGACACTGGAAATGTGACCATTTCATAACGCTGTACTCTGCGGCTGTACTCCCAACAAGCCTCCAGTTAACATCCATTTACATTTTAGTGAAAAGGCTCTCTAGTAGATGTGGTAATTTGTCTTTAGGGGTAGAGGATGTCAGGTGGAGTTCTTATAGAGCAGTAAACAGCACAACCTTTAGCATGGAAAGCCCTCAAACCCTAATCCTAACCcaacaaaataagaatttttCCCTATTCCTAACCAAACCTTAAGCAGAGTAGCATCACACCACGGGTTTTTTTGTATAGCGTCATCCAGTGAATGGGATTCAAGGCTGTCAAAGGAGAGAACTCTTTTATGCGTCACTTTCGACTTTGATAAAAAACACGCACATAGAGGATGCTAtcctctttttctccttctgtgAAATGCTGGAACTTTGAAATTGATTTGCAAGCAAACTAGTTTGGTTCAAGCCGTAATCAGACTGGTTAGTTGACAGCATATATTACTGCATAGATCATCCATAatacagagaaaacccacacgaGGACATAAGCAATCAATACATGGTTACTCTGTGAATCCATACAGAACACATGCTAAGGAaaaatacttcctgaaaccataAATTAGGAGAAAAAGCAGGAGATCTGAGCAACATCTCCATTTCATCCACATGTGGGCATATTAACCGCTTCCAAGCCAATAAATCAGAAGTGGCTGACATCATGTTTATGTTCATTTAAATCTGTAGATGTATATTTATGTTCACAGGGCCTTGCTTTTAGGGCTCATTTGGtttaacaaacacacatgtagtTGCATCAACGTATAAAGATACAAACAACGTGTTTGGAATTACATGTAATATGGTTTTTGATTGGTAAATGTCTCCTGTgtttatgaacaaaaatgtctgaaGTTCCTTTACAGCCCAATCAGACTTAATGAAGATTAATTTTAAGATTAAGAAAGAGTTTAGGGCAAAATATTGAGGGAACACTGCTTctaaattctttttaaaaggGAATCCAAATGTAACTTTGGATTATTTGGGTTTATACCTGACAATATAAAGTGCTTTGAGATGACAGGTTATGAActggtgctacataaataaaatggaactgAAAACACACGACCCAAATAAATTACTAGATCAACTGTGCCAGCGTTATCTGATACAGAAAGAACATACATTTTGTGTTCCGGCTTGCATAATGTGAGATTATGTGGAAAGAAACGTTGGTgaaatctgtcattttgcacTGATCAAATCATCCATCACTGATGTTAGCCGTCCTATCTGGCTGTTACCGTCTGAACTAGGTCAGAAAGTCCACGTGAAGGCCAACTAATCATTTATGTTGCACTGCATATGTGACTTATGCAGACTGCATGTTATATGTTTAGCATTCTGTATAACCGTAGCGGCTCATGATAAACAGCATTATTAGTGTTTAAATAAGGTTTAAGCCATCTTATCTCTGCCAACTTCTATTCACAGTGAGTGTCATCATGACCAAGAGGAAGGATGCCAGTGATGTATGTCAGTTTTTAGGGCATCCTGAGAAAAGATCAACGTTGAGAGCAGAAGGTGAGCACCACTCAGGTGAGAGAAGTAAATCGTAGTACAAGGGATGAGTCAATGTTTTTAGTTTAATAATCTTTGCTATTCAGATAAGAAGTGGTCAGTAATCCATTCCTGAACATCCTGGCAATGAACACAAATTACTGACTGATAACATGATCACTgctgaaagagagacagagggacaggATGTCGCATAGAGAGCAGTTAACGTGACGGAAGCAAAAGCAGCACATATGTATGGGTATTCATGGGTATTTCATGTGGGCATTACACTGACTCAAAACCCCCTCCTAAACACCGATGGAGAGCCAGACACCCGTGGAGGCCCTGAGTCCGAGCCGGGCAGGTCAGACCAAGACCTGCTCAGTATTAGGTAGGTGGTGTTTTAGTTAAACTTTTTTCTTCAGAccaaagaaatgtattttagatGCCGTAAGGGGAATGGCACAGCTGTGcaccaaaatggctcaatagcgccccctgtaaaaaaaaacatttagtacAGCCAGTACATGTGACCTAGACTTATGAAATTTGGTggacatatgtaactcatcaagacacacaaacatgtaaatGATACAATAGTTGTACGAGGTCAGCCACAAGGACTGATTGTGAAGTAGAATTTAGAAAGTCCTCCTTTGCACAGAATAACCTATCTATTAAAGATTGCAAAACCTGGAATACTTTAAGTAGAGCTATCAGAGAAAACTCCACTTTTAAAAGACAGTCTAAGACATGGCTGACTGACAATCAAACATGTGAACATTGAGGAAttcaagcattttaaaatgaaatattttaaaaacaggctCTTTAACTAAATGCAGTTTATGACAGGCTATGCCTAGTAAGCACTTTTCTAAAATAGTAGCACTTTAGGGTAGGTTTAACCCAGTCAGTATTAATcgttgttgtctttgttttactatattgtttttatacGTTTGtaacactattttttttctttcgtgTGTGGGACaatggatggaaattagccttgtgtCAAATCTGGcgtatttactgcaaccttgtgtaaactgTTAAGAGATTGTACATTCATgaatatgcactgtcccatccaaataaataaataaacaaaataaaataaatacccatgcccaaaacccaacaggaagtcgaccattttgaattatgtgtcacaTAATCAAGGGTTGTTggtcgggtcctcgcatccttgctggtcagcatatccaagcatgtccaccaggtggcgctgcaactgaggGTGTATTTCAggctatggatgtgatgagggcaggactctgatgaCACATGTAAAGCTTGAGGCAGATAGGAGCATGTACATGCCAGTTagacagcatttcctgtttcatggcaaattGTGGAAATTTCGCCAGTCACagtttccacgccctcagacttttgcggactatttttgataacttttgatcacccatgcctggtgtacaGCCTGGCCAAATGTCAGCTCTGTCAGGCCCCTCTGAGTTTATAgcttctgaaaatgtgcaaaaattggtccagTATAGTGTATATTAGTTAGAAGGTGTATTGGTCCCTGAATATTTTGGAAAGgccaaaaatgttatttaatggtctttttttttgttacttacTTGTTCTACTTTCAAAGCTGAGAATAGAGAAATCAGATgagaaaacttattttttttaacccagtTCCATAATAATTGTGCACACTTCTAATTTCCCATGAGAGACAAAACTCTCACTTCTTTTGTTAAACCTTCAGGTTTGACGTTCAATAACCCTTTGATTGACTGAAAGCACTTTATGTGTTCAACAATAAACATAATCTGCCTAACAATTATCTTACTGCTGCGCTCCAGAGGAAAGGTGATGGACAGTACACAAAAATTCAGTCACTCAATACTGCAGTTCCAAATAAAAGATTTACCACATCTGACTTGTGGTAAAAGTTGTTCATTTTAGCAGAATAACTGCCCATGGTCATGTCTAAATTCTAAGAAATATCCACTATAGTATTGGTTAATATTTCATTGCTCAAATTGAGCAAAATACCAGTGGGAAGCTGAGTTTCATTACAACTATTCAAAAAGAATCCCCTTGCCTTGAGGAATATTGAAATCCATGCAGGACACATGCATTATGCATAAaagatcagcagcagcaacatgacaAGACTTACATTTTCTTAGAAACTCTGTGGTGTCAGAGATATGAGGGCAGTGGATGAACTGCAACTTTGTGATGAAACTCTGCATATTCACTGTGTACCTGCTGTAATGACTCTGCCAGGGGGGTTGTTGGCCTCTATGGATTTTTGTCAGATGCATGTGATAGTACTAACAGGGCATTCCTGTCACAACAAGTTCTAGTTATTGTGTGTGATGTGACTTTCTCTGAAACTATTCTTTAGAACACTTTGTTTTCTCTGGTTAACAACAGCTCCACCTTTACCTGCATACATACTTTATTGTACAAAGCCAATCTActgatacactatattgccaaaagtattggctcacccatccaaataatcagaatcaggtgttccaatcacttccatggccacaggtgtataaaatccagcacctaggctgcagactgcttttacaaacatttgtgaaagaatgtgttgctctcagcagctcagtgaattccagcatggaactgtgataggatgccacctgtgcaacaaatccagtcgtgacatttcctggctgctaaatattccacagtcaactgtcagctgtattataagaaagtggaagtgtgtaggaatgacagcaactctgccaccaatggtaggacacgtaaactgatggatgctgaggagcatagtgccaagaggtggccaactttctgcagagtcaatcgctacagaccttcaaacttcatgtggccttcagattagctcaagaacagtgcttcagcagagagcttcatggaatgggtttccatggctgagcagctgcatccaagccatacatcaccaagtgcaatgcaaagcgtgggatgcagtggtgtaaagcagccaccactggactctagagcagtggagacgccttctctggagtgaccaatcacgcttctccatctggcaatctgatggaccagtctgggtttggtggttgtcaggagaaccatacttgtgggactgcattgtgccaagtgtaaagtttggtggaggggggattatggtcccaactttgtgggaacagtttggagctggtcccttcctcttccaacatgactgtgcaccagtgcacaaagtaaggtccataaagacatggatgacagagtctggtgtggatgaacttgactggcctgcacagagtcctgacctcaaccccatagaacacctttgggatgaattagagtggagactgagagccagaccttctggtccaacatcagtgtgtgacctcacaaatgtgcttctggaagaatggtcaaaaattcccataaacacactcctaaaccttgtggacagccttcccagaagagttgaagctgttctagctgcaaaggatggactgacgtcatattgaaccctatggattaggaatgggatgtcacttaggttcatatgtgagtcaaggcaggtgagccaatacttttagcaatatagtgtatgtctTTTAAATAATCCTTCTTGTGTAAGTCATGGCTGTTATAGTTACAGTTTGTGGTTGAGTTTCTGCAAAGCACCATTTTGACTCGTGATGGATTCTCTTTTGTTACTTGTGCAGGATAATTTCCTTGTTTTCacgtacactgtaaaaaatgtttgtacattttatggtgaaaaactgtcaaattaagACAGGAAAAATCTATTATGTAAACttgcaaatttttaaaggtttaaactttatttttacagtaaaatacggAATGAAGCAtattttttaaccctaaaatcgaCATTATCAATccatttatttatcacaaatgtagaaaatgttttaccataaTTTTACGGTAGCATTCTGGTGGCCACAGCTGCCGGCATTTTACTGTAAgaacaaccttttttttttttacagtgtaggctTAGAGAAGAGTTTATCCACTCACCGATGGATGATGACCAGGACCAGCCCGTTGCCTAAGAGACTGAATACAAACATGAAGTAGTACAGCATGGCCAGCTGAGCTCCCACGTAGTTGTCATCATCCCTAAGACATAGTCCAGATGTATCGTTGTCATCATCGGCATATATTTCCATCTTCACCTTGAAAATTAGCAGGTAAATCTGTCCCAAACAGAAATGTAGCCATCAAACATAGCATCAACAAAATAATGGAATCAGAATGAACTTCAACTTGAAAGATGATTGTCTTTTCAGAGTAGTTTGGAGCACATGAGGGATGTTGCATTCTGTCAACTAGAAAACAAGCCTTTAACTGAGAAACCCTGAAGAGCCTGAGAAATAAAAGCAGATGTGAGAGTGAGCATCATGCTAAGCTGAGCGTTCTTACCGCCTGGCCAGCAGAGGAGCTTCTGCTTGTTGTCTGACTCAGAGTTCAAGCCACTCCAGCATAAGACCTCCAACTAGAGGaagtgcgtgcatgtgtgcgtgcgtgcgtgcgtgtgtgtgggtgggtgtgcaTGTGGgcacgtgtgcgtgtgtgtgtgtaggtgtgtgtgtgtgtgtgtgtgtgtgtgtgtgtgtgtgtgtgtgtgtgtgtgtgtgtgtgtgtgtgtgtgtgtaggtgggtGTGAATGAGGGGAAGAACTAGCTGAAAGCCCAACTCAGCAGCACACCCTCTAAAGGCAGCTCCTCCCTGAGCAGCTAGTGTACATGACATAATATAACGTGACAGAAAGAATCACAGAGATGACTGTCTAAGAAGAATTTAGAGGAGTAACGCCAGGAAGcagcaaaatgcagaaaatatttcCCAGCATGTTTGACGAGCCCTGAGTGAGCCGTTAGATTATTCAGCAGTAAACCTACCAGGAAAGTTTGATACTAAGAGCCTGACCGGCTGCTGCAGGTTGGTATCAATAACACCGTGGCCACTGTTATTGATAGAAATGACAAAGGTAAGTTTTTACATGCAGCGCTAGTCAGAACAGTCCTACAGACTAAACAGTTGGaggtaattaaaaaataaaattccagTTCCACAAAAACCACTGTCACATCCAGCTACCTTACAGTTCTGGTCAGTGTCAGCTGAATGTTTTGCTGAGGAGCAGTACTCTGTTTGCACTTTGTAAAAGGAAGATATTCAATTTCACTCCTCCAGATACACATCAAGTATGCAAGCAAGTATGTCAACATTCAGACTAGCATCACAGACACCGTCTTTGTAAATGTCGATAAAATCTCTGGAAAACATCCagaatgcaaaaacacaacaggaacatGGAGCCTGCAGATTTGAAAAGGTTGATTTAATCGAGTATTTTTGATTTCAACAAACAGCTACAGGAGCTATATGAAACAAACACCAAGCAGTTATGAAGCTCTTCAGTCCTGTATTTGGTGTGGCCTACtcactgttttctctccatgTTAGACGAACTTCATACAAAACTTGAGTAGttggacaaaaaaacataaaaataaaaacaacatgtgATCATTGtggttttttatataatgtaaaagcattttttgatTCACCATACACAGAATATATGATaataagcttttaaaaaatgaacaaacaataCAAGATTCAGATATGGACAAAATCAATTAAAGTCACAAGTATAGTCACAAACAGATTCAAGGACATATGAACAATACCTGGGCAGTGAGTTTGCAGAGCCACTGTTTTCAATAATGCACAATGTATTTGAATATCCTGCTGCTCAACTGTGAAAAGAGTCAATCTGTAATTTAATCCTACATTTACTGCTAcataaatttgtttaaaaaaaactgattttggccttgcagtctttttttttttttttgcaatttctgcTGACATTTGAGTAAGACGTGGGCAAGTATCATTTTTGATACTTTAACTGTCAGAGacaatcaataaaataacaacaaatgcagcatgatgacaaaaaatgctttttgaaTAGCATCTAGAGCCTTTTATACACCAGATATTTAAGGAACAAATGATCCCTTTCTGGTCTAATTTTTCTGTACTTAATGAATTACCcttaatttgatcattttctgaTTGCTCAAGTACTGTATGCTAGCGTATATTTTAAGTATTATTATGCACTCAAATTTTTTTAACCAGCAACTACGAACACATTGGTTTGTCATTTGTAGGAGAAAATAATCTCGATCAGGgttgtcaaacatgcggcccgcaggccaaaagcgGCCTTCCAgaggtcctccagagggtccaatctggccctcaaagtgtaaaaactccagagaagacattaagtcattagtaaaaaaaaaatttaacataatttttTGACCctaacaagttgttttgatcataaagtaaaatacgagattgttcattgttcttttgtgtctcatttttgtaatattttgtctgatttttgttgttttttgtctttgtttgcctttttgttttgtttctcatttttgtcatttctgtttccttttggtctcactagtgttgtttgtctacttttttgttgttttaattgttgtttttgtcatttttgatctagttttttttgtccattttttgttgctttgtaacttttttgtcaattttttgtctctttttttgtattgtttcatgttgtgtctctcattttttgtcattttgtgtctcatttttgtcattttgtgtcttgttttttaaatattttgtcctgtttttgtttcctctgaTCTAGATGGTGCAGCCCAAGATGCTTCGGACGTTGGTGCACAAGATCTTTTTTCCTCTGCGAAACTTCCTCGTCATTAGCTCTTGGAAAGCTAAAGTTCATCTCATGAAATTGTTCTATAGCAAGTTCATTTGGATTGGCCACAGTTAATCCAACCAGAGTGTGAACTAAACTGTGCTAAGATTTCAGTGATGTCCACCTTAAAGAAAGCAAACTTCTCCAGTTGTTTGCAAAACCTTCCCATCCCTACACCTCATTTGGTGTACTTTTTGTGGACATGTTGGTTCTGCTGTATTGACTGACAGAAATGTAGCGCTTTAAGCTCGGGAAGCGTTTAACCAGCAGCTGTCGGAAATAGTTCTGGAATTTTTTCCCTACAAATGTGTAGAAGATGGGACTGATGCA
Encoded here:
- the LOC111565401 gene encoding C-C chemokine receptor type 3-like, coding for MEIYADDDNDTSGLCLRDDDNYVGAQLAMLYYFMFVFSLLGNGLVLVIIHRFERLTTVTNILLLNLVLSSVIFMSSLPFLGVYMQLTTWIFGKLMCKIVGSVYYLGFYSSVLFLTLLTFDRHLAVVYSLEASHVRNRNYAVISCGVVWLVSGLTCIRPMILHTASVYPLDNKIYCDEDPGDEDLPNINVEQLIASERYLQLLFLIFPLVVIIYCYVRIAITVMSSKIVTKFKTVILIFVIVLLFFICWTPYNIVKLMHDDATSCEEGQRLGYALHFTRTLTYIYFCISPIFYTFVGKKFQNYFRQLLVKRFPSLKRYFAVSQHSTINMSTKSTPNVL